A genomic region of Chryseobacterium sp. KACC 21268 contains the following coding sequences:
- a CDS encoding ADP-ribosylglycohydrolase family protein has protein sequence MKNSVKSGIFGVCVGDALGVPVEFKKREDLKISPVKGYLEYMSWNQPKGTWSDDSSLTLCLSEVLTKGYDLEKIGQSFVKWVKYGHWTAHGRLFDIGGTTRHSIARLIKGESAKFSGNIFEEDNGNGSLMRILPLAFYLKNEENIETLYLTVKEVSSITHGHFRSVFACFIYVLFAIELINGKSKKEAFEYMQKQALEYAVFQEFNPKEVELFEKVLNNDISTFPEDVIKSSGYVLHSLEASFWCFLNSESYSEAVLKAVNLGEDTDTTGAITGGIAGIYYGFENIPEEWISELVRKDDIEKLCSKLENKLMK, from the coding sequence ATGAAAAATAGTGTAAAATCAGGAATTTTCGGAGTTTGTGTTGGCGATGCTTTGGGCGTTCCGGTGGAGTTCAAGAAACGTGAAGATTTGAAGATATCGCCTGTAAAAGGTTATTTAGAATATATGTCTTGGAACCAACCAAAAGGAACTTGGAGCGATGACAGTTCATTGACACTTTGCCTATCAGAGGTGTTGACGAAAGGTTACGATTTAGAGAAAATCGGACAAAGTTTTGTAAAATGGGTAAAATATGGGCACTGGACTGCGCACGGAAGATTGTTTGATATTGGCGGAACCACGAGACATTCGATTGCAAGATTAATCAAAGGAGAAAGTGCCAAATTTTCGGGAAATATTTTTGAGGAAGATAATGGAAATGGTTCTTTGATGAGAATTCTCCCTTTGGCTTTTTATCTGAAAAATGAAGAAAATATCGAGACACTTTACCTGACCGTAAAAGAAGTTTCATCTATTACGCACGGACATTTTCGTTCTGTTTTTGCTTGTTTTATATATGTACTTTTTGCAATTGAGTTAATTAACGGAAAAAGCAAAAAAGAAGCCTTTGAATATATGCAAAAACAAGCTTTGGAATATGCTGTTTTTCAGGAATTTAATCCGAAGGAAGTTGAGCTTTTCGAAAAGGTTTTAAACAATGATATTTCCACTTTTCCCGAAGATGTAATTAAAAGTAGTGGTTATGTTCTCCATAGTTTGGAAGCTTCATTTTGGTGTTTTCTGAATTCTGAAAGTTATTCTGAAGCTGTTTTGAAAGCCGTTAATTTGGGAGAAGATACAGACACGACTGGAGCGATTACCGGTGGAATTGCCGGAATCTATTATGGTTTTGAAAATATTCCCGAAGAATGGATTTCTGAATTGGTGAGGAAAGATGATATTGAGAAATTATGTTCTAAATTGGAGAATAAATTGATGAAATAA
- a CDS encoding O-acetyl-ADP-ribose deacetylase, whose amino-acid sequence MKPKIELIQGDITKINTDAIVNAANSSLLGGGGVDGAIHRAGGKQILEECMQIRNRQGKCKTGEAVVTTAGNLPAKYVIHTVGPIWNNDEEKCSKLLSNCYKNSLKLAEGLNVKTIAFPNISTGVYRFPKELAAKIAVQEVQNFESDVIEEVIFVCFDDENVQIYKRLINFDEK is encoded by the coding sequence CTGAAACCAAAAATTGAATTAATACAAGGTGACATCACAAAAATAAATACCGATGCAATCGTCAACGCTGCAAATTCATCATTGCTTGGCGGAGGCGGTGTTGATGGAGCCATACATCGCGCAGGCGGAAAACAGATTTTGGAAGAATGTATGCAGATTAGAAACAGACAAGGCAAATGCAAAACAGGAGAAGCTGTTGTGACTACAGCTGGAAATCTACCTGCGAAGTACGTCATTCACACTGTAGGTCCGATTTGGAATAATGATGAAGAGAAATGCTCAAAATTATTATCAAATTGTTATAAGAATTCTTTGAAACTAGCAGAAGGTCTTAATGTAAAAACAATTGCTTTCCCAAATATCAGCACAGGCGTTTATCGTTTTCCAAAAGAATTGGCCGCAAAAATTGCAGTTCAGGAAGTTCAGAATTTTGAATCTGACGTAATTGAGGAAGTGATTTTTGTCTGTTTTGATGACGAGAATGTGCAGATTTATAAAAGATTAATCAATTTTGATGAAAAATAG
- a CDS encoding endo-1,4-beta-xylanase yields MRQCLIIFSVLISSFCSSQNVKFKDAYSQAFKIGTAVNHDIVSGKDKKQQDIVLQHFNTITPENCMKAEVVNPLPGKFDFAQADAFVEFGKKNKMYIIGHTLVWNNQTPDWFFKNEDGTPKSKEKTKERLHDHIKLVASRYAGKVDAWDVVNEVIDDDGKYRTGGWINGIGDGDELMRLSFQYAAKYAPNTELYYNDFNAWRPEKVKGIVRMVKMLQTAGIRIDGIGIQGHWGLNFPKTKYIEDAIDAYAACGIKVMITEIDVDVLPVTKEGQIIGQAFTHKQFQNEEFKTFLDPYANGLPKDIDDKLADRYAELFQIFYKKRDKLDRVTTWGMQDGMSWKNDYPIPERTNYPLLWDRNGNPKKALQRVIEVPKN; encoded by the coding sequence ATGAGACAGTGCCTTATCATATTTAGTGTTTTAATTTCTTCCTTTTGTTCCTCGCAGAATGTCAAATTCAAAGATGCATATTCTCAGGCTTTCAAAATCGGAACGGCCGTGAACCACGACATCGTAAGCGGAAAAGATAAAAAACAACAGGATATTGTCCTTCAACATTTCAATACAATCACGCCAGAAAACTGTATGAAAGCCGAAGTCGTGAATCCACTTCCGGGGAAATTCGATTTTGCGCAGGCGGATGCTTTTGTGGAATTTGGAAAGAAAAATAAGATGTACATCATCGGCCACACGCTGGTTTGGAACAATCAAACGCCGGATTGGTTTTTCAAAAATGAGGATGGAACGCCAAAAAGCAAAGAAAAAACCAAGGAACGCTTGCACGACCACATCAAATTGGTAGCCAGCAGATACGCCGGAAAAGTGGACGCTTGGGATGTCGTAAATGAAGTGATCGACGATGACGGAAAATACCGCACTGGCGGATGGATCAACGGCATCGGCGATGGCGACGAACTGATGAGATTGTCTTTCCAATACGCCGCAAAATATGCGCCCAACACAGAATTATACTACAACGACTTCAACGCCTGGAGACCGGAAAAAGTGAAAGGTATCGTCCGAATGGTCAAAATGCTACAGACCGCCGGAATCCGAATTGACGGCATCGGCATCCAAGGCCATTGGGGACTTAATTTTCCAAAAACTAAATACATCGAAGATGCGATAGATGCGTACGCCGCGTGTGGCATCAAAGTGATGATCACGGAAATCGATGTGGATGTTTTGCCTGTGACGAAGGAAGGACAGATCATTGGTCAGGCTTTCACGCACAAGCAATTTCAGAACGAGGAATTCAAAACATTTCTGGATCCTTACGCCAACGGACTTCCGAAAGATATCGACGACAAACTTGCCGACAGATATGCTGAACTTTTCCAGATCTTCTACAAGAAAAGAGATAAGCTGGACCGCGTTACAACTTGGGGAATGCAGGACGGAATGTCCTGGAAAAATGATTATCCAATCCCTGAACGAACCAATTATCCTTTGCTGTGGGACAGAAATGGAAACCCTAAGAAAGCTTTGCAAAGAGTGATAGAAGTTCCTAAGAATTAG